The proteins below are encoded in one region of Streptomyces roseirectus:
- a CDS encoding CHAT domain-containing protein, translating to MPKELPLRVTQDPSHGFTRHPAPTIRHPDLVLTLDTYAGDHIRARAYGTALPPSPHEYTARLDVSPAAIRASAARLRTLWKKELVAYEPVDAHGIPAGAPYATRTDLTDESELAGILEELAEQGAYLLWRELLGAGGRGADRLRAVVQGALDSEKPLRIRIDSALFLPWPMLALPAPDADPLHRFLGYRHQLEQTGGSYADFPDEAEPQLAPPVPVVSLNHDRNIDPDGRTRAADVAAALAEGTVCVERSRRDEFLAALKSGRLDDQLMYFWCHGRFEAAQDAGEPLLVVRLTDSQDIDAHTVLARHRAGLLPHRPLVLFNACYAGLPGGADLTYLGGALIAAGAGGVLGPQIEMPQVFAAEYAYAFVTRYLGGTDTAGEIAHTLARHFADAFRNPLGLAYALHCGMDRRLERAA from the coding sequence GTGCCGAAGGAACTCCCTCTGCGCGTCACCCAGGACCCGAGCCACGGCTTCACGCGGCACCCGGCGCCGACGATCCGCCACCCTGACCTGGTCCTCACCCTGGACACGTACGCGGGTGACCACATCAGGGCCCGCGCGTACGGCACGGCGCTGCCGCCGTCCCCGCACGAGTACACGGCCCGCCTGGACGTCTCCCCGGCGGCGATCCGCGCCAGCGCGGCACGTCTGCGGACGCTGTGGAAGAAGGAGTTGGTCGCGTACGAGCCCGTCGACGCGCACGGCATCCCGGCGGGCGCCCCGTACGCGACCCGCACGGACCTGACCGACGAGTCCGAACTCGCGGGCATCCTGGAGGAGTTGGCGGAGCAGGGCGCCTACCTGCTGTGGCGGGAACTCCTCGGCGCGGGCGGCCGGGGCGCGGACCGGCTGCGGGCGGTCGTCCAGGGCGCGCTGGACAGCGAGAAGCCACTGCGGATCCGGATCGACTCGGCACTGTTCCTGCCGTGGCCGATGCTGGCCCTCCCGGCTCCGGACGCGGACCCGTTGCACCGTTTCCTGGGCTACCGCCACCAGTTGGAGCAGACGGGCGGCAGCTACGCCGACTTCCCCGACGAGGCCGAGCCCCAACTCGCCCCGCCCGTCCCGGTGGTGAGCCTGAACCATGACAGGAACATCGACCCGGACGGCCGGACGCGGGCGGCGGACGTGGCGGCGGCGCTGGCCGAGGGGACGGTGTGCGTGGAGCGTTCGCGCCGGGACGAGTTCCTGGCGGCGCTCAAGTCGGGCCGGTTGGACGACCAGTTGATGTACTTCTGGTGCCACGGCAGGTTCGAGGCGGCGCAGGACGCGGGTGAGCCGCTGCTCGTCGTCAGGCTGACGGACAGTCAGGACATCGACGCGCACACGGTGTTGGCGCGGCACCGGGCGGGTCTGCTGCCGCACCGGCCGCTCGTGCTGTTCAACGCGTGTTACGCGGGGCTGCCCGGCGGGGCCGATCTCACCTATCTGGGCGGGGCGTTGATCGCGGCGGGCGCGGGCGGGGTGCTGGGCCCGCAGATCGAGATGCCGCAGGTGTTCGCGGCGGAGTACGCGTACGCGTTCGTCACCCGCTACCTGGGCGGCACCGACACGGCCGGGGAGATCGCCCACACGCTGGCCCGGCACTTCGCGGACGCGTTCCGCAACCCCCTGGGTCTCGCGTACGCGTTGCACTGCGGGATGGACCGGCGACTGGAGCGGGCGGCGTGA
- the mca gene encoding mycothiol conjugate amidase Mca has product MAVHAHPDDESSKGAATMAKYVAEGVDVLVVTCTGGERGSILNPKLQGDTYIEEHIHEVRKKEMDEAREILGVKQEWLGFVDSGLPEGDPLPPLPEGCFALEDEEKAAGELVRKIRSFRPQVITTYDENGGYPHPDHIMTHKISMIAFEAAADTEKYPESEYGPAFQPQKLYYNQGFNRPRTQALHDAMIARGMESPYEEWLKRWDEFERVERVLTTHIPCAEYYEIRDKALLAHATQIDPDGGWFRVPMDIQKEVWPTEEYELAKSLVDSSIPEDDLFAGIRDNA; this is encoded by the coding sequence ATGGCCGTCCACGCCCACCCCGACGACGAGTCGAGCAAGGGCGCGGCCACCATGGCGAAGTACGTGGCCGAGGGGGTGGACGTCCTTGTGGTGACCTGCACGGGCGGGGAGCGCGGCTCCATCCTCAACCCGAAGCTCCAGGGCGACACGTACATCGAGGAGCACATCCACGAGGTGCGCAAGAAGGAGATGGACGAGGCCCGCGAGATCCTGGGCGTCAAGCAGGAATGGCTCGGCTTCGTCGACTCCGGCCTCCCCGAGGGCGACCCGCTGCCCCCGCTCCCCGAGGGCTGCTTCGCCCTTGAGGACGAAGAGAAGGCCGCCGGGGAACTCGTCCGCAAGATCCGTTCGTTCCGTCCACAAGTGATCACCACCTACGACGAGAACGGCGGCTACCCGCACCCCGACCACATCATGACCCACAAGATCTCGATGATCGCCTTCGAGGCGGCGGCGGACACCGAGAAGTACCCCGAGTCCGAGTACGGCCCGGCGTTCCAGCCGCAGAAGCTCTACTACAACCAGGGCTTCAACCGCCCCCGCACCCAGGCGCTCCACGACGCGATGATCGCCCGCGGCATGGAGTCCCCGTACGAGGAGTGGCTGAAGCGGTGGGACGAGTTCGAGCGCGTCGAGCGCGTCCTGACCACGCACATCCCGTGCGCCGAGTACTACGAGATCCGCGACAAGGCCCTGCTGGCGCACGCCACGCAGATCGACCCGGACGGCGGCTGGTTCCGCGTCCCGATGGACATCCAGAAGGAGGTGTGGCCGACCGAGGAGTACGAGCTGGCGAAGTCCCTCGTCGACAGTTCCATCCCCGAGGACGACCTCTTTGCGGGCATCCGCGACAATGCCTGA
- a CDS encoding DUF4307 domain-containing protein — protein sequence MSTASARTPEGRYGRTSDARADHRLKILGGVLGVLFLGLIGWFGWHYVGENEISGELIAFQVSDDSVQVHLEVRKDSGASGYCTVRSQAENGAEVGRADFRFSGSDTRIDKVVTLRTTSRGTTAELLGCHPS from the coding sequence ATGAGTACGGCAAGTGCGCGCACGCCCGAGGGGCGGTACGGCCGTACGTCGGACGCGCGGGCCGATCACCGGCTGAAGATTCTCGGCGGGGTCCTCGGGGTGCTGTTCCTCGGGCTGATCGGCTGGTTCGGCTGGCACTACGTCGGTGAGAACGAGATCAGCGGTGAGCTGATCGCCTTCCAGGTCTCCGACGACTCCGTGCAGGTCCACCTGGAGGTCCGCAAGGACTCCGGGGCGAGCGGCTACTGCACGGTGCGCTCGCAGGCCGAGAACGGCGCCGAGGTCGGGCGCGCGGACTTCCGCTTCTCCGGTTCGGACACGCGGATCGACAAGGTCGTCACGCTGCGGACGACGTCGCGGGGGACGACGGCCGAGCTGCTGGGGTGCCACCCCTCCTGA
- the greA gene encoding transcription elongation factor GreA: MTQTSENVTWLTQEAYNKLKDELAHLTGPARTEIAAKIAAAREEGDLRENGGYHAAKEEQGKQELRVRQLTQLLENAQVGEAPRSADGTVAPGMVVTIAFDGDEDDTLEFLLASREYASADIETYSPQSPLGSGVIGHKVGEDAEYELPNGKKAAVRILKAEPYNG; encoded by the coding sequence GTGACCCAGACCAGCGAGAACGTCACCTGGCTGACCCAGGAGGCGTACAACAAGCTCAAGGATGAGCTTGCGCACCTTACTGGTCCCGCGCGCACGGAGATCGCCGCGAAGATCGCGGCCGCGCGCGAGGAAGGTGACCTGCGCGAGAACGGCGGGTACCACGCGGCCAAGGAGGAGCAGGGCAAGCAGGAGCTTCGCGTGCGCCAGCTCACGCAGCTGCTGGAGAACGCGCAGGTCGGCGAGGCCCCGCGGTCGGCGGACGGCACCGTCGCCCCCGGCATGGTCGTCACCATCGCCTTCGACGGCGACGAGGACGACACCCTGGAGTTCCTGCTGGCCTCCCGCGAATACGCGAGCGCCGACATCGAGACGTACTCGCCCCAGTCGCCCCTGGGCTCCGGCGTCATCGGCCACAAGGTCGGGGAGGACGCCGAGTACGAGCTGCCCAACGGGAAGAAGGCCGCGGTCCGCATCCTGAAGGCGGAGCCGTACAACGGCTGA
- a CDS encoding ABC transporter permease, translated as MIVAKRNLIRMSRIPEMVLFGVIQPVMFVVLFAYVFGGSMKIGNSTDPDVYKNFLMAGIFAQTVTFATAGAGAGIADDMHKGLIDRFRSLPMARGAVLTGRTVADLVQTALTLVVLAVVALLVGWRLGTAQPTNIGKILGGFGLLLLLGYAFTWIGALIGLSVRTPEAATSGGLIWLFPVTFISNAFVDSGQMTPWLRHIAEWNPFSATVQACRQLFGDPGLSHSDAWPMQHPVWASVIYSVLIVLVFRTLAVRKYRSATA; from the coding sequence ATGATCGTCGCCAAGCGCAACCTCATCCGGATGTCCCGCATCCCCGAGATGGTCCTCTTCGGCGTCATCCAGCCCGTCATGTTCGTCGTCCTGTTCGCCTACGTCTTCGGCGGCTCCATGAAGATCGGCAACAGCACCGACCCCGACGTCTACAAGAACTTCCTGATGGCCGGGATCTTCGCGCAGACCGTGACCTTCGCGACCGCGGGCGCCGGCGCGGGCATCGCCGACGACATGCACAAGGGGCTCATCGACCGGTTCAGGTCACTGCCGATGGCGCGCGGCGCGGTACTCACCGGGCGGACCGTCGCCGACCTCGTCCAGACCGCGCTGACCCTGGTCGTCCTCGCCGTCGTCGCCCTCCTCGTCGGCTGGCGGCTCGGCACCGCGCAGCCCACCAACATCGGCAAGATCCTCGGCGGGTTCGGGCTCCTGCTCCTGCTGGGCTACGCCTTCACCTGGATCGGCGCGCTGATCGGGCTCTCCGTGCGCACGCCCGAGGCGGCCACCTCCGGGGGCCTGATCTGGCTCTTCCCGGTCACCTTCATCTCCAACGCGTTCGTCGACTCCGGCCAGATGACGCCCTGGCTGCGCCACATCGCCGAGTGGAACCCCTTCAGCGCGACGGTCCAGGCGTGCCGTCAGCTCTTCGGCGACCCCGGCCTCTCGCACTCCGACGCCTGGCCCATGCAGCACCCCGTGTGGGCCTCCGTCATCTACTCCGTCCTCATCGTCCTCGTCTTCCGCACCCTCGCGGTCCGCAAGTACCGCTCGGCGACGGCGTGA
- a CDS encoding ATP-binding cassette domain-containing protein, with product MPGAIYAEGLVKTFGDVKALDGVDLDVPEGTVLGLLGPNGAGKTTAVRCLTTLLRPDSGRAVVAGLDVVKQPNEVRRAIGLSGQFAAVDEYLTGRENLVMVGRLYQMTARQAKDRAAELLDRFDLADAADRTAKTYSGGMRRRLDLAAALVVSPPVMFMDEPTTGLDPRNRLLLWDVIKNLVSGGTTLLLTTQYLEEADQLAHDIAVVDHGRVIARGTSDQLKARTGGERVEVVVHDRGRMSAAAELLAASGKGSVTIEEHTRRLTVPVTGGAKLLAEIIRELDTRGIEIDDIGLRRPTLDDVFLSLTGHVAEEQDEAGTEKKGRAAK from the coding sequence ATGCCGGGTGCCATCTACGCCGAAGGACTCGTGAAGACCTTCGGTGACGTCAAAGCCCTCGACGGCGTCGACCTCGACGTCCCGGAGGGCACGGTCCTGGGCCTGCTCGGGCCCAACGGCGCGGGCAAGACCACCGCCGTGCGCTGCCTGACCACCCTGCTCCGCCCCGACAGCGGCCGCGCGGTCGTCGCCGGCCTCGACGTCGTCAAGCAGCCCAACGAGGTACGCCGAGCCATCGGCCTCTCCGGCCAGTTCGCCGCGGTCGACGAATACCTCACCGGCCGCGAGAACCTGGTCATGGTCGGCCGCCTCTACCAGATGACGGCCCGGCAGGCGAAGGACCGCGCCGCCGAACTCCTCGACCGCTTCGACCTCGCGGACGCCGCCGACCGCACCGCCAAGACCTACTCCGGCGGCATGCGCCGCCGCCTCGACCTCGCCGCGGCCCTCGTCGTCTCCCCGCCGGTGATGTTCATGGACGAGCCGACGACCGGCCTCGACCCCCGCAACCGCCTGCTCCTGTGGGACGTCATCAAGAACCTCGTCTCCGGCGGCACGACGCTCCTGCTCACCACGCAGTACCTGGAGGAGGCCGACCAGCTCGCCCACGACATCGCCGTCGTCGACCACGGCCGCGTCATCGCGCGCGGCACCTCCGACCAGCTCAAGGCGCGCACCGGGGGCGAGCGCGTCGAGGTCGTCGTCCACGACCGGGGGCGCATGTCCGCCGCCGCCGAACTCCTCGCCGCCTCCGGCAAGGGCTCCGTCACCATCGAGGAGCACACCCGCAGGCTCACCGTCCCCGTCACCGGCGGCGCCAAACTCCTCGCCGAGATCATCCGCGAACTCGACACGCGGGGCATCGAGATCGACGACATCGGGCTGCGCCGGCCCACCCTCGACGACGTCTTCCTCTCCCTGACGGGCCACGTCGCCGAGGAGCAGGACGAGGCGGGCACCGAGAAGAAGGGCAGGGCCGCGAAATGA
- the ilvA gene encoding threonine ammonia-lyase, producing MSYRTADSFRPVTLDDVRGAQKMLSGVARATAMEGSRHLTQLVGAPVHLKCENLQRTGSFKLRGAYVRIAGLLPEERAAGVVAASAGNHAQGVALASALLGVHATVFMPQGAPLPKISATREYGAEVRLHGQVVDETLAAAQEYAAETGAVFIHPFDHPDVIAGQGTVGLEILEQCPEVRTIVVGIGGGGLAAGIAVAVKALRPDVRIVGVQAAGAAAYPPSLEAGRPVSVRSTLTMADGIRVGRPGDVPFALVRDLVDEVRTVSEDALSAALLLCLERAKLVVEPAGASPVAALLSEPGAFEGPVVAVLSGGNVDPVLMQRVLRHGMAAQGRYLAVRLRLTDRPGALATLLGVLSGADANVLDVSHVRTDPRLGLAEAEVELHLETKGPAHCTEVGRALRDAGYTVIE from the coding sequence ATGAGCTACCGCACGGCTGACTCCTTTCGGCCCGTCACCCTGGACGACGTCCGGGGCGCCCAGAAGATGCTCTCGGGCGTGGCCCGCGCGACGGCCATGGAAGGCAGCCGGCACCTCACCCAGCTCGTCGGCGCCCCCGTCCACCTGAAGTGCGAGAACCTTCAGCGCACGGGCTCCTTCAAGCTGCGCGGCGCGTACGTGCGCATCGCCGGTCTCCTCCCGGAGGAGCGCGCCGCCGGGGTCGTCGCCGCGAGCGCCGGCAACCACGCGCAGGGCGTCGCCCTGGCCTCGGCGCTGCTCGGCGTGCACGCGACGGTGTTCATGCCGCAGGGCGCCCCGCTGCCCAAGATCAGCGCGACCCGCGAGTACGGCGCGGAGGTCCGCCTGCACGGCCAGGTGGTCGACGAGACGCTGGCCGCGGCCCAGGAGTACGCCGCCGAGACGGGCGCGGTGTTCATCCACCCCTTCGACCACCCGGACGTCATCGCAGGTCAGGGCACGGTCGGCCTGGAGATCCTGGAGCAGTGCCCCGAGGTGCGGACGATCGTCGTCGGCATCGGCGGGGGCGGGCTCGCCGCCGGGATCGCGGTCGCCGTGAAGGCGCTGCGCCCCGACGTGCGGATCGTCGGCGTCCAGGCGGCCGGTGCCGCCGCGTACCCGCCGTCGCTCGAAGCCGGGCGGCCGGTATCGGTGCGCTCTACGCTGACGATGGCCGACGGCATCCGGGTCGGCCGCCCCGGCGACGTGCCGTTCGCGCTCGTGCGCGACCTGGTCGACGAGGTGCGCACGGTCTCCGAGGACGCGCTGTCGGCGGCCCTGCTGCTGTGTCTCGAGCGGGCCAAGCTGGTCGTCGAACCGGCGGGCGCGAGCCCCGTCGCGGCGCTGCTGAGCGAGCCCGGCGCGTTCGAGGGGCCGGTCGTCGCGGTCCTGTCGGGCGGGAACGTCGACCCGGTGCTGATGCAACGCGTCCTGCGGCACGGAATGGCGGCACAGGGCCGATACCTCGCCGTACGACTGCGGCTCACGGACCGCCCCGGCGCCCTCGCCACGCTGCTCGGGGTGCTGTCGGGGGCCGACGCGAACGTCCTCGACGTCAGCCACGTCCGTACCGACCCGCGGCTCGGGCTGGCCGAGGCCGAGGTCGAACTCCACCTGGAGACGAAGGGCCCGGCCCACTGCACCGAGGTCGGGCGGGCCCTGCGGGACGCGGGCTACACCGTCATCGAGTAG
- a CDS encoding MarR family winged helix-turn-helix transcriptional regulator, with product MSMDMTTVGDTGLLDALQHEVALFARRAEQTRLGGVGQVRNSMDRAAYLLLNRLDKEGPMGVKALAASMGIDSSTVTRQVAPLVDTGLVKRTSHPEDGRAVVLQLSPRGKSRLEEVRSSRRQLMDELTQDWQPAEREAFCSLLTRFNTALSARMSPQGMAGAEPAQES from the coding sequence ATGTCGATGGACATGACGACCGTCGGTGACACCGGTCTTCTCGACGCCCTCCAGCACGAGGTCGCCCTCTTCGCCCGCCGCGCGGAACAGACGCGGCTCGGGGGCGTGGGCCAGGTCCGCAACTCCATGGACCGTGCGGCCTACCTGCTGCTCAACCGCCTCGACAAAGAGGGACCGATGGGCGTGAAGGCGCTCGCCGCGAGCATGGGCATCGACTCCTCGACGGTCACCCGTCAGGTCGCGCCCCTGGTCGACACCGGCCTGGTCAAGCGGACCTCGCACCCGGAGGACGGGCGTGCGGTGGTCCTCCAGCTGTCCCCGCGCGGCAAGTCCCGTCTGGAGGAGGTGCGTTCCTCGCGCCGCCAACTGATGGACGAGCTGACGCAGGACTGGCAGCCCGCCGAGCGCGAGGCGTTCTGCTCCCTCCTGACGCGCTTCAACACCGCGCTCTCCGCGCGCATGTCCCCGCAGGGGATGGCGGGGGCCGAGCCCGCGCAGGAGTCCTGA
- a CDS encoding sigma factor-like helix-turn-helix DNA-binding protein, whose amino-acid sequence MREFEVFVAAAGGRLLWTATLITGEVADDNPRARRLLALALARTYAYWDRVQGGDPYDHARGQLATRFVHSAWRHHATHPDSPLARLSPQERLVLVLRHHEGVAEEQIAALLGLSPERARAICHRATTNLLHAPRGPAPAVSGAKAVPS is encoded by the coding sequence GTGCGGGAGTTCGAGGTGTTCGTGGCGGCGGCCGGGGGGCGCCTGCTGTGGACGGCCACGCTGATCACCGGTGAGGTCGCGGACGACAATCCACGCGCGCGGAGACTGCTGGCGCTCGCGCTGGCGCGTACGTACGCGTACTGGGACCGCGTCCAGGGCGGCGACCCCTACGACCACGCGCGCGGGCAGCTCGCCACCCGTTTCGTGCACTCCGCCTGGCGCCACCACGCTACCCATCCGGACTCGCCGCTGGCCCGGCTGAGCCCCCAGGAGCGGCTGGTGCTGGTGCTGCGGCACCACGAGGGCGTCGCCGAGGAGCAGATCGCCGCCCTCCTGGGCCTGTCCCCCGAGCGCGCCCGCGCGATCTGCCACCGCGCCACGACGAACCTCCTGCACGCGCCGCGCGGGCCCGCGCCCGCGGTGTCGGGGGCGAAGGCGGTGCCGTCGTGA
- a CDS encoding cystathionine gamma-synthase, with product MSDRHISQHFETLAIHAGNTADPLTGAVVPPIYQVSTYKQDGVGGLRGGYEYSRSANPTRTALEENLAALEGGRRGLAFASGLAAEDCLLRTLLAPGDHVVIPNDAYGGTFRLFAKVVARWGVEWSVADTSDPAAVRAAITPKTKAVWVETPSNPLLGITDIAAVAQIAHDAGARLVVDNTFATPYLQQPLALGADVVVHSLTKYMGGHSDVVGGALVTADEALGEELAYHQNAMGAVAGPFDSWLVLRGAKTLSVRMDRHSENATKVADMLTRHARVTNVLYPGLPDHPGHEVAAKQMRSFGGMVSFQVTGGEEAAVEVCNRAKVFTLGESLGGVESLIEHPGRMTHASAAGSALEVPADLVRLSVGIENVEDLLEDLKQALA from the coding sequence ATGAGCGACAGGCACATCAGTCAGCACTTCGAGACGCTCGCCATCCACGCGGGCAACACGGCGGACCCCCTCACCGGGGCGGTCGTACCGCCGATCTACCAGGTCTCGACCTACAAGCAGGACGGCGTCGGCGGCCTGCGGGGCGGCTACGAGTACAGCCGCAGCGCCAACCCGACGAGGACCGCCCTGGAGGAGAACCTGGCGGCGCTGGAGGGCGGCCGCCGGGGACTCGCGTTCGCGTCGGGGCTGGCGGCCGAGGACTGCCTGCTGCGCACGCTCCTCGCCCCGGGCGACCACGTGGTCATCCCGAACGACGCGTACGGCGGCACGTTCCGGCTGTTCGCGAAGGTCGTCGCCCGCTGGGGCGTCGAATGGTCGGTCGCCGACACCAGCGACCCGGCCGCCGTGCGCGCCGCGATCACCCCGAAGACCAAGGCCGTGTGGGTGGAGACCCCCTCCAACCCGCTCCTCGGCATCACCGACATCGCGGCCGTCGCCCAGATCGCCCACGACGCGGGCGCGCGCCTGGTCGTCGACAACACCTTCGCCACGCCCTACCTCCAGCAGCCGCTGGCGCTCGGCGCGGACGTCGTCGTGCACTCCCTGACGAAGTACATGGGCGGCCACTCCGACGTCGTCGGCGGCGCCCTGGTCACCGCCGACGAGGCGCTGGGCGAGGAACTGGCCTACCACCAGAACGCGATGGGCGCGGTCGCCGGGCCCTTCGACTCCTGGCTGGTGCTGCGCGGCGCGAAGACGCTGTCCGTGCGCATGGACCGGCACAGCGAGAACGCGACGAAGGTCGCCGACATGCTGACCCGCCACGCGCGCGTGACGAACGTCCTCTACCCCGGCCTGCCCGACCACCCGGGGCACGAGGTCGCCGCCAAGCAGATGCGGTCGTTCGGCGGCATGGTGTCCTTCCAGGTCACCGGCGGCGAGGAGGCGGCTGTCGAGGTCTGCAACCGCGCGAAGGTGTTCACCCTGGGCGAGTCCCTGGGCGGCGTCGAGTCCCTGATCGAGCACCCGGGCCGCATGACGCACGCGTCCGCTGCCGGGTCCGCGCTGGAGGTCCCCGCCGACCTCGTGCGCCTGTCCGTCGGCATCGAGAACGTCGAGGACCTGCTGGAGGACCTGAAGCAGGCCCTCGCCTGA
- a CDS encoding M48 family metallopeptidase, with protein MGPTSRALRALILLAGFYLLGVVLLAALAGVDAAAFAWLPVSVSGKLAIVSLLLAIPVVRGMFMIRRPKEDPPSGLRVGEADEPRLWALVRELAQASGTRAPDEIVLTADVNAAVGEHPRLLGLLPGPRRLLLGVPLLTGLSEAQLRAVLAHEYGHFTGGDTRLSALVVRGRTQIGRTIEQFHTKADAKRDKERARQEEADAKRLAKGKKARGTDVSGTGATYRAMARVYTWYGNLYLRASLSTARDQEFAADLAAARIAGRDAAASALREIPALDSAHGFYLDAYATLGVPAGLLPPRGEFFGGFGRLLSARELQLAEARAELRTEPASPYDSHPPIAERVRRIEALPADGRTDEAKGAAIDVLTDPARTLAALEDATLSDEAGALRRADGWQELLDAAMAERLTGLDTPLHRALAMHTKARPTLGRLLTVIDDGQVWRMARRLPLSDEAVAAKGRAFREFARPPLHSLLTTMVLAELSAQSLLTWEFSWAEAAVVRLPGDSGGALDAAVEAALADHPDTGPLRALLPPTVATV; from the coding sequence ATGGGCCCAACTTCGCGCGCGCTGCGCGCCCTGATCCTGCTGGCCGGTTTCTATCTGCTCGGTGTGGTACTGCTGGCCGCACTCGCGGGCGTGGACGCGGCGGCGTTCGCGTGGCTGCCCGTCTCGGTCTCCGGGAAGCTCGCGATCGTGTCGTTGCTGCTGGCGATCCCCGTCGTGCGCGGCATGTTCATGATCCGCAGGCCGAAGGAGGACCCGCCGTCCGGGCTGCGGGTCGGCGAGGCGGACGAGCCCCGCCTGTGGGCGCTGGTCCGGGAGTTGGCGCAGGCGTCCGGCACGCGCGCGCCGGACGAGATCGTGCTGACGGCCGACGTCAACGCCGCGGTCGGCGAGCACCCGCGTCTGCTCGGCCTGCTGCCGGGCCCGCGCCGCCTCCTGCTCGGCGTCCCTCTGCTCACCGGGCTCAGCGAGGCCCAGCTCAGGGCCGTCCTCGCGCACGAGTACGGGCACTTCACCGGCGGCGACACCCGGCTGTCCGCGCTGGTCGTGCGGGGGCGCACGCAGATCGGGCGCACGATCGAGCAGTTCCACACCAAGGCCGACGCCAAGCGCGACAAGGAGCGCGCCCGGCAGGAGGAGGCCGACGCCAAGCGGCTCGCGAAGGGCAAGAAGGCGCGCGGCACCGACGTCTCCGGCACGGGCGCGACGTACCGGGCGATGGCCCGCGTCTACACCTGGTACGGCAACCTCTACCTGCGCGCTTCCCTCTCCACCGCCCGTGACCAGGAGTTCGCCGCCGACCTCGCGGCCGCCCGGATCGCGGGGCGCGACGCGGCGGCCTCCGCGCTGCGCGAGATCCCGGCGCTGGACTCGGCCCACGGCTTCTACCTGGACGCGTACGCCACTCTCGGCGTCCCCGCCGGACTGCTGCCGCCGCGCGGCGAGTTCTTCGGCGGCTTCGGCCGGCTGCTCAGCGCGCGTGAACTCCAACTTGCCGAGGCCCGCGCGGAGTTGCGCACAGAACCGGCCTCGCCGTACGACTCCCACCCGCCGATCGCCGAACGAGTCCGGCGCATCGAGGCCCTGCCTGCGGACGGCCGCACCGACGAGGCGAAGGGCGCCGCGATCGACGTCCTCACCGACCCGGCACGGACCCTCGCCGCGCTGGAGGACGCCACGCTCTCCGACGAGGCCGGCGCGCTGCGCCGTGCGGACGGCTGGCAGGAACTGCTCGACGCGGCCATGGCCGAACGCCTCACCGGCCTCGACACCCCACTGCACCGCGCCCTCGCCATGCACACGAAGGCCAGGCCGACGCTGGGTCGCCTGCTCACCGTCATCGACGACGGCCAGGTCTGGCGCATGGCCCGGCGCCTGCCGCTGTCCGACGAGGCGGTCGCGGCGAAGGGGCGCGCGTTCCGCGAGTTCGCCCGGCCGCCGCTGCACAGTCTGCTGACCACGATGGTCCTCGCCGAGCTGAGCGCGCAGTCCCTGCTGACCTGGGAGTTCTCCTGGGCGGAGGCGGCCGTGGTACGGCTGCCGGGGGACTCGGGCGGAGCGCTCGACGCGGCCGTCGAGGCGGCGCTCGCGGACCATCCGGACACGGGGCCGCTGCGGGCGCTGCTGCCGCCGACGGTGGCGACCGTGTGA